A window of the Acidovorax sp. YS12 genome harbors these coding sequences:
- a CDS encoding DUF1566 domain-containing protein: protein MTALLLAGLPPAQAQTQPLNDTGITGSGNASNTIATTCDPNDPAGQDCHYGRDKAAADGTLTKVGASAPNNGIANGFDFSKVCNSGQLAGQGTCPANPTLGAGNDEWACTKDNVTGLVWEVKVDDPSHLRYAGHAYYWYSTDATTNGGSPGTSGAGSSTSSGAACLGSATNRCDTEKFVQDVNAAGLCGVSDWRMPTVKELYGIADLGRFNPIIDPVFFPNTVPAVSNPPTLYWTGKRYAVNSAWSIDFRNGLVDASGDEFGLLVRLVRSGP, encoded by the coding sequence TTGACCGCCCTGCTCCTGGCGGGCCTGCCGCCGGCGCAGGCACAGACCCAGCCCCTCAACGACACCGGCATCACCGGGAGCGGCAACGCCTCCAACACCATTGCCACGACCTGCGACCCCAACGATCCCGCCGGGCAGGACTGCCACTACGGGCGCGACAAGGCCGCCGCCGATGGCACGCTCACCAAGGTGGGCGCCAGCGCCCCCAACAACGGCATCGCCAACGGCTTCGACTTCAGCAAGGTCTGCAACAGCGGCCAACTGGCGGGCCAGGGCACCTGCCCCGCCAACCCCACCCTGGGTGCAGGCAACGATGAATGGGCCTGCACCAAGGACAACGTCACGGGCCTGGTCTGGGAGGTCAAGGTCGATGACCCCAGCCACCTGCGTTATGCGGGCCACGCCTATTACTGGTACAGCACCGACGCCACCACCAATGGCGGCAGCCCAGGTACGTCTGGCGCCGGCAGCAGCACCAGCAGCGGGGCCGCCTGCCTCGGCTCGGCAACGAACCGCTGCGACACCGAGAAATTTGTGCAGGACGTGAACGCAGCGGGCCTGTGTGGCGTCTCCGACTGGCGCATGCCCACTGTCAAGGAGCTGTACGGCATTGCCGACCTGGGGCGCTTCAACCCAATCATCGACCCGGTGTTTTTCCCCAACACCGTGCCTGCGGTCTCCAACCCTCCGACCCTTTATTGGACGGGTAAGCGCTACGCCGTGAACAGCGCGTGGTCCA